Proteins encoded together in one Bombus affinis isolate iyBomAffi1 chromosome 2, iyBomAffi1.2, whole genome shotgun sequence window:
- the LOC126923998 gene encoding uncharacterized protein LOC126923998 isoform X1, whose amino-acid sequence MGNNIKLGAVYAIYLKMAAIKFGPQLKELRILLCQTSKSSQGVRDFIKQQYVPLKRSNPQFPVLIRECSDTEPVLYARYDYQDEERIIWPEVEANNFLTRKQYSTQQNNEFDSSNVFSNTKFDMQSWKEMFTAILY is encoded by the exons ATGGGAAACAATATTAAG CTAGGGGCTGTGTATGCTATATATCTAAAAATGGCTGCAATAAAGTTTGGACCTCAGTTGAAAGAGTTACGAATTCTTTTATGTCAAACCTCGAAATCTAGTCAAGGTGTCAG AGACTTTATCAAACAACAATACGTGCCGCTTAAAAGAAGTAATCCACAATTTCCAGTTTTAATTAGGGAATGTTCTGACACGGAACCCGTTTTATATGCACGATATG attatcAAGATGAAGAAAGAATTATCTGGCCGGAAGTTGAAGCAAACAACTTTTTGACACGAAAACAATATTCCACGCAACAAAACAACGAATTTGATAGCAGTAACGTTTTTTCCAATACTAAATTCGACATGCAGAGTTGGAAGGAAATGTTTACTGCTATATTGTACTAA
- the LOC126923998 gene encoding NADH dehydrogenase [ubiquinone] 1 alpha subcomplex subunit 2 isoform X2: MGNNIKLGAVYAIYLKMAAIKFGPQLKELRILLCQTSKSSQGVRDFIKQQYVPLKRSNPQFPVLIRECSDTEPVLYARYELGVERRVSLQNLKSEEILKCIQELATSKPK, encoded by the exons ATGGGAAACAATATTAAG CTAGGGGCTGTGTATGCTATATATCTAAAAATGGCTGCAATAAAGTTTGGACCTCAGTTGAAAGAGTTACGAATTCTTTTATGTCAAACCTCGAAATCTAGTCAAGGTGTCAG AGACTTTATCAAACAACAATACGTGCCGCTTAAAAGAAGTAATCCACAATTTCCAGTTTTAATTAGGGAATGTTCTGACACGGAACCCGTTTTATATGCACGATATG AACTTGGGGTAGAACGTCGTGTGTCTCTACAAAATCTAAAATctgaagaaatattgaaatgtaTCCAAGAACTAGCAACCAGTAAACCAAAATAA
- the LOC126923837 gene encoding E3 ubiquitin-protein ligase MSL2 isoform X1 produces the protein MNATSLYVSTCRLVLQADTDDPNSWTDLYRLVPYLRQSLSCTVCSNLLIEPHTPTETNCQHHVCRGCRGGRKKLKPSCGWCKDYDKYVENVQLRILLQCYKKLCEYLTNTNIYRSLILSVSSNKTGNNASAIGASSLMELIQEGSGFKDEFKSTAGLSKSAYSILPCVYTSTTSTQTQGNTIQNSEAVSQSISESPAIRTVSNGSSIYSVMYAGSGNKITIKRKAAATDDTEVGQQDMDGNSHSSVGGVKCIPSSHLKYGTPSQKKSSKGSKSSAFKKPRSNSTRSKRKGCRCGNATAIPGKLTCCGQRCPCYVESKPCVECRCRGCRNPHTADGLKIRPHIPELHNLQLQLSTSLDCDTLNSDPLGSVSQCLSTSPTTIQVLNVYSTPRLDIDNVPQNLPAALLVGEDAMISTESEAEDSDIQIDV, from the exons ATGAATGCCACAAGTCTTTACGTATCAACGTGTCGGTTAGTTTTACAAGCGGATACCGATGATCCAAATTCATGGACAGATTTATACAGGCTAGTTCCGTACTTGCGACAAAGTTTAAGTTGTACTGTGTGTTCAAATTTGTTAATCGAACCTCATACACCAACTGAAACTAATTGTCAACATCATGTGTGTCGTGGTTGTAGAGGTGGACGTAAAAAATTGAAACCGTCATGTGGTTGGTGCAAGGATTATGACAAATATGTTGAAAATGTTCAATTACGAATACTGTTACAGTGTTATAAGAAATTGTGTGAATACTTGACAAATACAAACATTTATCGAAGTTTAATACTTTCAGTGTCCTCCAATAAAACAGGTAATAATGCATCAGCTATCGGTGCTAGTAGCCTGATGGAACTCATACAAGAGGGTTCTGGCTTTAAAGATGAATTTAAAAGTACGGCGGGTCTGTCAAAATCTGCGTACAGTATTTTACCATGTGTTTATACAAGTACTACCTCAACTCAAACTCAAGGAAATACTATACAAAATTCTGAAGCAGTGTCACAAAGTATATCTG AGTCACCTGCCATTCGTACTGTATCAAATGGATCTTCGATATACTCTGTGATGTATGCTGGATCTGGTAACAAAATAACAATAAAACGGAAAGCAGCAGCTACAGATGATACAGAAGTAGGACAACAGGATATGGATGGAAATTCACACAGCTCTGTAGGAGGGGTAAAATGTATTCCATCTTCCCACCTTAAATATGGGACCCCTTCTCAGAAAAAATCTTCAAAGGGCAGCAAA TCATCAGCTTTTAAAAAACCAAGATCAAATTCTACTCGAAGTAAAAGAAAAGGATGTAGATGTGGTAATGCTACAGCAATACCTGGGAAATTAACATGTTGTGGTCAACGTTGTCCTTGTTACGTTGAAAGTAAACCTTGCGTTGAATGTAGATGCAGGGGTTGTAGAAATCCTCATACAGCAGATGGGTTGAAG ATTCGACCGCATATACCTGAGTTACATAACTTACAATTACAACTATCAACTtctttggattgtgacacactaAATTCAGATCCTTTAGGATCAGTGTCACAATGCCTTTCAACTTCTCCAACAACGATTCAAGTATTAAATGTTTATTCAACTCCGAGATTAGATATCGACAATGTTCCACAAAATCTACCTGCAGCCTTGTTAGTAGGAGAAGATGCTATGATTAGTACCGAAAGCGAAGCCGAAGACAGTGATATACAGATCGACGTGTGA
- the LOC126923837 gene encoding E3 ubiquitin-protein ligase MSL2 isoform X2, which yields MNATSLYVSTCRLVLQADTDDPNSWTDLYRLVPYLRQSLSCTVCSNLLIEPHTPTETNCQHHVCRGCRGGRKKLKPSCGWCKDYDKYVENVQLRILLQCYKKLCEYLTNTNIYRSLILSVSSNKTGNNASAIGASSLMELIQEGSGFKDEFKSTAGLSKSAYSILPCVYTSTTSTQTQGNTIQNSEAVSQSISESPAIRTVSNGSSIYSVMYAGSGNKITIKRKAAATDDTEVGQQDMDGNSHSSVGGSSAFKKPRSNSTRSKRKGCRCGNATAIPGKLTCCGQRCPCYVESKPCVECRCRGCRNPHTADGLKIRPHIPELHNLQLQLSTSLDCDTLNSDPLGSVSQCLSTSPTTIQVLNVYSTPRLDIDNVPQNLPAALLVGEDAMISTESEAEDSDIQIDV from the exons ATGAATGCCACAAGTCTTTACGTATCAACGTGTCGGTTAGTTTTACAAGCGGATACCGATGATCCAAATTCATGGACAGATTTATACAGGCTAGTTCCGTACTTGCGACAAAGTTTAAGTTGTACTGTGTGTTCAAATTTGTTAATCGAACCTCATACACCAACTGAAACTAATTGTCAACATCATGTGTGTCGTGGTTGTAGAGGTGGACGTAAAAAATTGAAACCGTCATGTGGTTGGTGCAAGGATTATGACAAATATGTTGAAAATGTTCAATTACGAATACTGTTACAGTGTTATAAGAAATTGTGTGAATACTTGACAAATACAAACATTTATCGAAGTTTAATACTTTCAGTGTCCTCCAATAAAACAGGTAATAATGCATCAGCTATCGGTGCTAGTAGCCTGATGGAACTCATACAAGAGGGTTCTGGCTTTAAAGATGAATTTAAAAGTACGGCGGGTCTGTCAAAATCTGCGTACAGTATTTTACCATGTGTTTATACAAGTACTACCTCAACTCAAACTCAAGGAAATACTATACAAAATTCTGAAGCAGTGTCACAAAGTATATCTG AGTCACCTGCCATTCGTACTGTATCAAATGGATCTTCGATATACTCTGTGATGTATGCTGGATCTGGTAACAAAATAACAATAAAACGGAAAGCAGCAGCTACAGATGATACAGAAGTAGGACAACAGGATATGGATGGAAATTCACACAGCTCTGTAGGAGGG TCATCAGCTTTTAAAAAACCAAGATCAAATTCTACTCGAAGTAAAAGAAAAGGATGTAGATGTGGTAATGCTACAGCAATACCTGGGAAATTAACATGTTGTGGTCAACGTTGTCCTTGTTACGTTGAAAGTAAACCTTGCGTTGAATGTAGATGCAGGGGTTGTAGAAATCCTCATACAGCAGATGGGTTGAAG ATTCGACCGCATATACCTGAGTTACATAACTTACAATTACAACTATCAACTtctttggattgtgacacactaAATTCAGATCCTTTAGGATCAGTGTCACAATGCCTTTCAACTTCTCCAACAACGATTCAAGTATTAAATGTTTATTCAACTCCGAGATTAGATATCGACAATGTTCCACAAAATCTACCTGCAGCCTTGTTAGTAGGAGAAGATGCTATGATTAGTACCGAAAGCGAAGCCGAAGACAGTGATATACAGATCGACGTGTGA